In one window of Mesorhizobium sp. B2-1-1 DNA:
- a CDS encoding sugar phosphate isomerase/epimerase family protein: MHLSTHNWMRAEPLETTLKRIKKFGYESIEISGEPDQYKTKETRALLKEHGIRCWGAVTLMLGERNLAARDQGQRERSVQYVKDVLTMVSELDGEIITLVPATVGKVVPDGTEEEEWKWVVDATRECFTHAKKVGVKIAVEPLNRFETYLFNRGAQALALADAVSPECGVCLDAYHLHMEEFNVYDAIRKVGKRLFDFHVADNNRFAAGLGQIDWPKIVATLREVGYDGALTNEFVAPVDRTPAAPYPDMVERHPVDISPEQLKFIQDHGSSVLTEKFYTDQMRITAETLLPLIK, from the coding sequence ATGCATCTTTCGACGCACAACTGGATGCGCGCGGAACCGTTGGAGACGACGCTCAAGCGCATCAAGAAATTCGGCTATGAGTCGATCGAGATTTCCGGCGAGCCCGACCAGTACAAGACCAAGGAGACGCGCGCGCTCCTGAAGGAGCACGGCATACGCTGCTGGGGCGCCGTGACCTTGATGCTTGGCGAACGCAACCTTGCCGCCCGGGACCAGGGCCAGCGCGAGCGCTCCGTGCAATACGTCAAGGACGTGTTGACCATGGTCAGCGAACTCGACGGCGAGATCATCACGCTGGTTCCCGCGACCGTCGGCAAGGTCGTGCCGGACGGCACCGAGGAAGAGGAATGGAAGTGGGTGGTCGATGCCACCAGGGAGTGCTTCACCCACGCCAAGAAGGTCGGCGTCAAGATCGCGGTCGAGCCACTCAACCGTTTCGAGACCTACCTGTTCAATCGCGGCGCCCAGGCCCTGGCATTGGCCGACGCTGTCAGCCCGGAATGTGGCGTCTGCCTGGACGCCTACCACCTCCATATGGAGGAATTTAACGTTTACGACGCGATCCGTAAGGTCGGGAAGCGCCTGTTCGACTTCCATGTCGCCGATAATAACCGCTTCGCCGCAGGCCTTGGCCAGATCGACTGGCCGAAGATCGTCGCGACCTTGCGGGAGGTCGGCTATGACGGGGCGCTGACCAACGAGTTCGTCGCGCCTGTCGACCGCACCCCGGCCGCGCCCTACCCCGACATGGTCGAACGCCACCCGGTCGACATCTCGCCCGAGCAGCTCAAATTCATCCAGGATCACGGCTCCAGCGTGCTGACGGAAAAGTTCTACACCGACCAGATGCGGATCACTGCCGAAACGTTGCTGCCGCTGATCAAGTAG
- a CDS encoding sugar phosphate isomerase/epimerase family protein, protein MPRTMKGPGLFLAQFAGDAAPFNSLASITKWAAGLGYKGVQIPTWDARLFDLQKAASSKAYCDEVKGICADAGVEITELSTHLQGQLVAVHPAYDAQFDGFAPASVHNNPKARQQWAVEQMQFGAKASRNLGLDVSVSFSGALAFPYLYPWPQRPAGLIEEAFAELGKRWKPILDVYEDNGVDVGYEIHPGEDVFDGATFEMFLDAVGGHKRCNINYDPSHFLLQQLDYLEFIDIYHERIKAFHVKDAEFNPTGRQGVYSGYQSWTNRAGRFRSLGDGQVDFGGIFSKLTQYNYDSWAVLEWECCLKHPEDGAAEGAPFIQHHIIRVTEKAFDDFAGGATDKKVLRAMMGI, encoded by the coding sequence ATGCCGAGGACGATGAAGGGCCCTGGACTGTTCCTGGCGCAGTTCGCGGGCGATGCAGCGCCGTTCAATTCGCTTGCATCGATCACAAAATGGGCGGCCGGCCTCGGCTATAAGGGCGTGCAGATCCCGACCTGGGACGCGCGCTTGTTCGACCTCCAAAAGGCTGCGTCTTCCAAGGCCTATTGCGACGAGGTGAAGGGCATCTGTGCCGACGCCGGCGTTGAGATCACCGAACTATCGACGCATCTGCAGGGGCAATTGGTGGCGGTGCATCCGGCCTATGACGCGCAGTTCGACGGCTTTGCGCCGGCTTCGGTGCACAACAACCCCAAAGCGCGGCAACAATGGGCGGTCGAACAGATGCAGTTCGGGGCCAAGGCGTCGCGCAATCTCGGGCTCGACGTCTCGGTGAGCTTCAGCGGCGCGCTGGCTTTCCCCTACCTCTATCCCTGGCCACAGCGGCCGGCCGGATTGATCGAAGAGGCGTTCGCAGAACTAGGCAAGCGCTGGAAGCCGATCCTCGATGTCTACGAGGACAATGGCGTCGACGTCGGCTACGAAATCCATCCCGGCGAGGATGTGTTCGACGGGGCGACGTTCGAGATGTTCCTCGACGCGGTCGGCGGCCACAAGCGCTGCAACATCAATTACGATCCGTCGCACTTCCTGTTGCAGCAGCTCGACTATCTCGAATTCATCGACATCTACCACGAGCGCATCAAGGCCTTCCACGTCAAGGACGCCGAGTTCAATCCGACCGGGCGGCAAGGCGTTTATTCCGGCTACCAGAGCTGGACGAACCGCGCCGGCCGCTTCCGCTCGCTGGGCGACGGACAAGTGGATTTCGGCGGCATCTTCTCCAAGCTGACGCAGTACAATTATGATTCCTGGGCGGTGCTGGAGTGGGAGTGCTGCCTGAAGCATCCGGAAGATGGCGCGGCCGAAGGCGCGCCCTTCATCCAGCACCACATTATCCGGGTGACGGAGAAGGCGTTCGACGATTTCGCCGGCGGTGCCACGGATAAGAAGGTGCTGCGCGCCATGATGGGAATCTAG
- a CDS encoding Gfo/Idh/MocA family protein produces MVGASKSETGGGPIRYGMVGGGQGAFIGAVHRIAARMDNEFVLVAGALSSDPARAKASAAELGLDPSRSYASYAEMAKAEAKRPDGIEAVAIVTPNNVHVPAARAFLEAGIHVICDKPLATTLAEAKKLAAIVEKTGKVFVLTHNYTAYPMIRQAREMVAKGVLGDIRIVQSEYPQDWLTEDLAATGQKQAAWRSDPKQAGAGGALGDIGTHAYNLARFVSGLELDTLSADLDAFVPGRQLDDNVNVMLRFKPVGKTHAAKGMIWASQVAPGHENGLKLRIYGSKGGLEWVQADPNYLWYTPFGQPKQLITRNGAGALPVAGRVSRVPSGHPEGYLEGFANIYQEAARAIRAARRKGGKPAKDVVFPTIQDGVEGMAFIEACVKSSKKNGVWTKL; encoded by the coding sequence ATGGTCGGTGCATCGAAGTCGGAAACGGGAGGCGGCCCGATCCGCTATGGCATGGTCGGTGGCGGGCAAGGCGCTTTCATCGGCGCGGTGCACCGGATCGCGGCGCGCATGGACAATGAGTTCGTGCTGGTCGCCGGCGCGCTGTCGTCCGATCCGGCGCGCGCCAAGGCCTCTGCCGCCGAGCTCGGGCTCGACCCTTCGCGCAGCTACGCGTCCTATGCCGAGATGGCCAAGGCCGAGGCAAAGCGCCCGGATGGCATCGAGGCGGTGGCCATCGTCACTCCGAACAATGTGCATGTGCCGGCGGCCAGGGCGTTTCTTGAAGCCGGCATCCATGTCATCTGCGACAAGCCGCTGGCGACGACGCTGGCCGAGGCAAAGAAGCTCGCGGCGATCGTCGAGAAGACCGGCAAGGTGTTCGTGCTGACCCACAATTACACCGCCTATCCGATGATCCGCCAGGCGCGCGAGATGGTGGCCAAGGGCGTGCTCGGCGACATCCGCATCGTGCAGTCGGAATATCCGCAGGACTGGCTGACGGAGGACCTTGCCGCCACCGGTCAAAAACAGGCGGCGTGGCGTTCCGACCCCAAGCAGGCCGGTGCCGGCGGCGCGCTCGGCGACATCGGCACGCATGCCTACAATCTTGCCCGCTTTGTCTCCGGGCTGGAACTCGACACGCTGTCGGCCGATCTCGACGCCTTCGTGCCGGGACGGCAGCTCGACGACAATGTCAACGTGATGCTGCGCTTCAAGCCGGTCGGCAAGACGCATGCGGCAAAAGGCATGATCTGGGCAAGCCAGGTGGCGCCCGGCCATGAGAACGGGCTGAAGCTGCGCATCTATGGTTCGAAGGGCGGGCTGGAATGGGTGCAGGCCGATCCGAACTATCTCTGGTATACGCCGTTCGGCCAGCCCAAGCAGCTGATCACCCGCAACGGCGCCGGCGCGCTGCCGGTGGCGGGCCGTGTCAGCCGCGTTCCCTCCGGCCATCCCGAAGGCTATCTCGAAGGCTTCGCCAACATCTACCAGGAGGCCGCACGCGCCATCCGCGCCGCGCGGCGCAAGGGCGGCAAACCTGCCAAGGACGTCGTGTTCCCGACCATTCAGGACGGCGTCGAGGGCATGGCCTTCATCGAGGCCTGCGTGAAATCGTCGAAAAAGAATGGAGTGTGGACGAAACTTTAA
- a CDS encoding sugar phosphate isomerase/epimerase family protein: MKIGMCMFLWTTAVSKKHEPLLRDIKATGFDGVEIPIFAGMPDDYRKLGELLDRIGLERTAVSAMGDPAMNLISADAATRKAGVDYMKWAIDCADALGARTLSGPLHSTLGAFSGSGPTAAEKKRSVTSQRAIGDHAGKRNVTIGLEALNRFECYLLNTMADLSEHIDAIDRPHIKAMYDTFHANIEEADPIGAYTKHRRNVVHIHISENDRGVPGRGNIPWKETFSAIRKSGYDDWLTIEAFGRSLKDLAAATKVWRDFSESPEAVYRDGYKHIKNGWKKAA; encoded by the coding sequence ATGAAAATCGGCATGTGCATGTTCTTGTGGACGACGGCCGTATCGAAGAAGCACGAGCCATTGCTTCGCGACATCAAGGCCACCGGCTTCGACGGCGTCGAGATACCGATCTTTGCCGGCATGCCGGACGACTACAGGAAATTGGGCGAGCTGCTCGATCGCATAGGGCTTGAACGGACCGCCGTTTCAGCGATGGGCGATCCGGCGATGAACCTGATCTCGGCCGATGCGGCAACGCGCAAGGCCGGTGTCGACTACATGAAATGGGCGATCGATTGCGCAGACGCCCTCGGGGCCAGAACGCTGAGCGGCCCCTTGCATTCGACGCTCGGCGCCTTTTCCGGATCCGGCCCGACCGCGGCCGAGAAGAAACGCTCCGTCACCTCGCAGCGCGCCATAGGCGATCATGCCGGCAAGAGGAACGTCACCATCGGGCTCGAGGCGCTCAACCGCTTCGAATGCTACCTCCTCAACACGATGGCCGACCTGTCGGAGCATATCGACGCCATCGACCGGCCGCACATCAAGGCGATGTACGACACCTTCCACGCCAATATCGAGGAGGCCGACCCGATCGGCGCCTATACGAAGCATCGCAGGAATGTCGTGCATATCCATATATCGGAGAACGATCGCGGCGTGCCGGGGCGCGGCAACATCCCCTGGAAGGAAACATTCTCGGCCATCCGCAAGAGCGGCTACGACGACTGGCTGACGATCGAGGCGTTTGGACGTTCGCTGAAGGATCTCGCGGCGGCGACCAAGGTGTGGCGCGATTTTTCCGAGAGCCCGGAAGCGGTTTATCGGGATGGATATAAGCATATCAAGAACGGGTGGAAGAAGGCCGCCTAG
- the phnE gene encoding phosphonate ABC transporter, permease protein PhnE has product MTAAEIQSIEERFPQVFRRPFHKRFGPLLLLGGILLYLLYALWFFNLPQVLRESHWERLPLFLTQWISYDVQPIFRLDEPQITAKYPRFSVLGPNPHPDWVKTNADGSVTVLIDGTAKSVTFDKARATIVAAGTSVAVALDSGKPLVSGPVPDWVTVHEDEVVADMGFAGEVRVAPDRVRIRKRFLGWANFVFDTRSPFFGKSAGEVVSLITSGPELKAGTSNLALAGNNIWNNAQWQHGDVWTKLLQTIVMAFLGTALGGIVAFPLAFFAARNITPNRLVNQLLKRFFDFMRSIDMLIWALFFTRAFGPGPLAGSAAIFFTEIGTLGKTYSEALENIDDKPREGVVSTGANRLLVQRYGVLPEVVPVFISQTLYQWESNTRGATIIGAVGAGGIGLKLWEAMRTNSNWANVFYMVLLTLVVVFIFDNISNFLRRRLSRTIHDYNRLQAEQG; this is encoded by the coding sequence ATGACCGCCGCCGAAATTCAGTCGATCGAGGAACGCTTCCCGCAAGTGTTCCGCCGGCCGTTCCACAAGCGTTTCGGGCCGCTGCTGCTGCTTGGCGGCATCTTGCTCTACCTGCTCTACGCGCTGTGGTTCTTCAATCTGCCGCAAGTGCTGCGGGAATCGCATTGGGAGCGGCTGCCGCTGTTCCTGACCCAGTGGATCAGTTACGACGTGCAGCCGATCTTCCGCCTCGACGAGCCGCAGATAACGGCCAAATACCCCCGCTTTTCTGTACTCGGCCCCAATCCCCACCCGGATTGGGTCAAGACCAACGCCGACGGTTCGGTGACGGTCCTCATCGACGGCACGGCGAAGTCGGTCACCTTCGACAAGGCACGAGCAACGATCGTCGCCGCTGGGACGAGCGTGGCGGTGGCGCTGGACAGCGGCAAGCCGCTGGTCTCGGGACCTGTTCCCGACTGGGTCACCGTGCATGAGGATGAGGTCGTCGCCGACATGGGCTTCGCCGGCGAGGTCCGCGTCGCCCCCGATCGCGTCAGGATCCGCAAGCGCTTTCTCGGCTGGGCGAACTTCGTCTTCGACACACGCTCGCCCTTCTTCGGAAAATCCGCCGGCGAGGTGGTGTCACTGATCACGTCGGGCCCCGAGCTGAAAGCGGGCACCTCCAATCTGGCGCTCGCCGGCAACAACATCTGGAACAATGCGCAGTGGCAGCATGGCGATGTCTGGACAAAGCTGTTGCAGACCATCGTCATGGCCTTTCTCGGCACCGCGCTCGGCGGCATCGTCGCCTTCCCGCTCGCCTTCTTCGCCGCCCGCAACATCACCCCCAACCGGCTGGTAAACCAGCTGCTCAAGCGCTTCTTCGACTTCATGCGCTCCATCGATATGCTGATCTGGGCACTGTTCTTCACGCGCGCCTTCGGACCGGGTCCGCTGGCCGGCAGCGCCGCGATCTTCTTCACCGAGATCGGCACGCTCGGCAAAACCTATTCCGAGGCGCTGGAGAACATCGATGACAAGCCGCGCGAAGGTGTTGTGTCGACAGGCGCCAACCGTCTTCTGGTGCAGCGCTACGGCGTACTGCCGGAAGTGGTGCCGGTGTTCATCAGCCAGACGCTCTATCAGTGGGAATCCAACACCAGGGGCGCAACCATTATCGGCGCCGTCGGCGCCGGCGGCATCGGCTTGAAACTGTGGGAAGCGATGCGCACCAATTCGAACTGGGCCAACGTCTTCTACATGGTGCTGCTGACGCTGGTTGTGGTTTTCATCTTCGACAACATTTCCAATTTCCTGCGCCGCAGGCTGAGCCGGACGATTCACGACTACAACAGGTTGCAGGCCGAGCAGGGCTAA